In Streptomyces sclerotialus, one genomic interval encodes:
- a CDS encoding trypsin-like peptidase domain-containing protein: MHRPLSGALAGAVLGAAALVGAGAGPAVADAHLPGTGSQQAGDRQAVAQAEVQLTQHKVKQPRAVSFAGTVALSNCSGSVVRLPVSQDTDKALVMSNGHCLESGMPGAGEVVVDKPSSRSFTLLSASGGNKGTVRASKIAYATMTDTDVSLYELTSTYADIKRKYGINALELATTRPAQGAAISVVSGYWKKIYSCNVDGFAPTLKEGEWTWKDSVRYTSGCDIIGGTSGSPVVDNATGKVAAVNNTLNEDGGRCTLNNPCEVDANGQVTVHQGIGYAQQTYGIPKCFGTGNKLDLGREGCTLPEPAGE, from the coding sequence ATGCACAGACCTCTCAGCGGCGCTCTCGCCGGCGCCGTACTCGGTGCGGCCGCCCTCGTGGGCGCCGGGGCCGGGCCCGCCGTGGCCGACGCGCACCTGCCCGGCACCGGCAGTCAGCAGGCCGGAGACCGGCAGGCCGTGGCCCAGGCTGAGGTTCAGCTCACGCAGCACAAGGTGAAGCAGCCCAGGGCCGTCAGCTTCGCCGGCACCGTGGCGCTCAGCAACTGCTCCGGTTCGGTGGTGCGGCTGCCGGTCTCCCAGGACACCGACAAGGCGCTGGTCATGTCCAACGGCCACTGTCTGGAGTCGGGCATGCCGGGCGCCGGCGAGGTCGTCGTCGACAAGCCGTCCAGCCGCAGCTTCACCCTCCTCAGCGCGTCCGGCGGCAACAAGGGAACGGTGCGGGCCAGCAAGATCGCGTACGCGACGATGACGGACACCGACGTCTCGCTGTACGAACTCACCTCCACGTACGCGGACATCAAGCGCAAGTACGGCATCAACGCGCTGGAGCTGGCGACCACGCGCCCGGCCCAGGGTGCGGCGATCAGCGTCGTCTCCGGCTACTGGAAGAAGATCTACTCCTGCAATGTCGACGGCTTCGCGCCGACCCTGAAGGAGGGGGAGTGGACCTGGAAGGACTCGGTCCGCTACACCTCCGGCTGCGACATCATCGGCGGCACCTCCGGCTCGCCGGTGGTCGACAACGCCACCGGCAAGGTCGCGGCGGTCAACAACACCCTCAACGAGGACGGCGGGCGCTGCACGCTGAACAACCCGTGCGAGGTGGACGCGAACGGCCAGGTGACCGTCCACCAGGGCATCGGCTACGCCCAGCAGACGTACGGCATACCGAAGTGCTTCGGTACGGGCAACAAGCTCGACCTG
- a CDS encoding pyridoxal phosphate-dependent aminotransferase, translating into MQVIQSTKLANVCYEIRGPVLEEAMRLEAAGHRILKLNTGNPAAFGFECPPEILEDILRTVGTSHGYGDAKGLLSARRAVMQHYQTRGIELSVDDIYLGNGVSELIQMSMQALLDDGDEVLVPAPDYPLWTASVSLSGGTAVHYRCDEQADWMPDLADIERKVTDRTKAIVVINPNNPTGAVYDDELLRGIAEIARRHNLIVCADEIYDKILYDGVTHTPFAALAPDLLTLTFNGMSKAYRVAGYRSGWLAVCGPKAHASSYIEGLTILANMRLCANMPAQHAVATALGGRQSINDLVLPGGRLLEQRDAAFDLLSQIPGVSCVKPKGALYAFPRLDPKVYKIKDDRQMVLDLLRAEKIMIVHGTGFNWPEPDHFRLVTLPNKDDLTDAVTRIGTFLDGYGQY; encoded by the coding sequence ATGCAGGTGATCCAGTCAACCAAGCTCGCCAATGTCTGCTACGAGATCCGTGGCCCGGTTCTTGAGGAGGCGATGCGGCTGGAGGCGGCAGGTCATCGCATCCTCAAGCTCAACACCGGCAACCCCGCCGCGTTCGGCTTCGAGTGCCCGCCGGAGATCCTGGAGGACATCCTCCGCACCGTCGGTACGTCGCACGGCTACGGCGACGCCAAGGGTCTGCTGTCCGCGCGGCGCGCGGTGATGCAGCACTACCAGACGCGCGGCATCGAGCTCTCGGTCGACGACATCTACCTCGGCAACGGCGTCTCGGAGCTCATCCAGATGTCGATGCAGGCACTGCTGGACGACGGCGACGAGGTGCTGGTGCCGGCCCCGGACTATCCGCTGTGGACGGCGTCGGTGTCGCTGTCGGGCGGTACGGCCGTGCACTACCGCTGCGACGAGCAGGCGGACTGGATGCCGGACCTGGCCGACATCGAGCGGAAGGTCACCGACCGCACCAAGGCCATCGTCGTCATCAACCCGAACAACCCCACGGGCGCGGTGTACGACGACGAGCTGCTGCGCGGCATCGCGGAGATCGCCCGCCGGCACAATCTGATCGTCTGCGCCGACGAGATCTACGACAAGATCCTCTACGACGGTGTGACCCACACGCCGTTCGCGGCCCTCGCCCCCGACCTGCTGACGCTGACCTTCAACGGCATGTCCAAGGCGTACCGGGTGGCGGGCTACCGCAGCGGCTGGCTCGCGGTCTGCGGCCCGAAGGCGCACGCCTCCTCGTACATCGAGGGGCTGACGATCCTGGCGAACATGCGGCTGTGCGCCAACATGCCGGCCCAGCACGCGGTGGCCACGGCCCTCGGCGGCCGGCAGTCGATCAACGACCTGGTGCTGCCGGGCGGCCGGCTGCTGGAGCAGCGGGACGCCGCGTTCGACCTGCTCTCGCAGATCCCGGGCGTCAGCTGCGTGAAGCCCAAGGGTGCGCTGTACGCGTTCCCGCGGCTGGACCCGAAGGTCTACAAGATCAAGGACGACCGGCAGATGGTGCTCGACCTGTTGCGCGCCGAGAAGATCATGATCGTGCACGGTACGGGCTTCAACTGGCCGGAGCCGGACCACTTCCGCCTGGTCACGCTGCCGAACAAGGACGATCTGACGGACGCGGTGACCCGCATCGGCACCTTCCTGGACGGCTACGG
- a CDS encoding amino acid deaminase, with amino-acid sequence MAADPRSDSAVGQLADERVDHRFKALPPDAEGLTVGALAAQRRNLFTGGFTTPVLALSAESVEHNLALMEDWSARHGLAFAPHGKTSMSPQLFARQLAHGAWGITAAVPHQARVYRAFGIQRIFLANELVDAAALRWLAGELDADPDFRFICYVDSLRGIELMDAALREAGASRPVDVVIELGAGDAARTGVRDEATCLDLANAIAAADTLRLVGIAGYEGEVPDADAERVAAWLRRLVALVVDLDKSGRFADLDEIVLSAGGSAWFDTVAEVFAEVPELSRPVLKLLRSGAYVSHDDGHYRHLTPFNRHPDEGALQPAFRLWAQVVSRPNGEQAFANAGKRDAAYDLDLPEAQVVRSGRDGSVRPATGVAVTGLSDQHAWLRTEPGTELEVGDWVGMGLSHPCTSFDKWQLIPLVEADGTVSEFVRTFF; translated from the coding sequence ATGGCCGCCGATCCCCGGTCCGACAGCGCCGTCGGACAGCTCGCCGACGAACGGGTGGACCACCGCTTCAAGGCCCTCCCCCCGGACGCGGAGGGACTCACGGTCGGCGCCCTGGCGGCCCAGCGCCGCAACCTCTTCACCGGCGGCTTCACCACCCCGGTCCTGGCCCTCTCCGCCGAGTCGGTCGAGCACAACCTCGCGCTCATGGAGGACTGGTCCGCCCGGCACGGCCTCGCCTTCGCGCCGCACGGCAAGACCTCGATGTCCCCCCAGCTCTTCGCCCGCCAGCTGGCGCACGGCGCCTGGGGCATCACGGCGGCCGTACCGCACCAGGCCCGCGTCTACCGCGCCTTCGGCATCCAGCGGATCTTCCTCGCCAACGAGCTGGTCGACGCCGCCGCGCTGCGCTGGCTGGCCGGCGAGCTCGACGCCGACCCGGACTTCCGCTTCATCTGCTACGTCGACTCGCTCCGCGGCATCGAGCTGATGGACGCCGCGCTGCGCGAGGCCGGCGCCTCCCGCCCGGTCGACGTCGTCATCGAGCTGGGCGCCGGTGACGCCGCCCGTACCGGCGTACGGGACGAGGCCACCTGCCTGGACCTGGCCAACGCCATCGCCGCCGCGGACACCCTCCGCCTGGTCGGCATCGCCGGGTACGAGGGCGAGGTGCCGGACGCGGACGCCGAGCGGGTGGCCGCCTGGCTGCGCCGCCTCGTGGCGCTCGTCGTCGACCTCGACAAGTCGGGCCGCTTCGCCGACCTGGACGAGATCGTGCTGAGCGCGGGCGGCAGCGCCTGGTTCGACACGGTCGCCGAGGTCTTCGCCGAGGTGCCCGAGCTGTCCCGGCCGGTGCTGAAGCTGCTGCGCTCCGGCGCGTACGTCTCGCACGACGACGGCCACTACCGCCACCTCACCCCCTTCAACCGGCACCCCGACGAGGGCGCCCTGCAGCCCGCCTTCCGGCTGTGGGCGCAGGTCGTCTCGCGCCCCAACGGCGAGCAGGCGTTCGCCAACGCGGGCAAGCGGGACGCGGCGTACGACCTGGACCTGCCCGAGGCGCAGGTGGTGCGGTCCGGCCGGGACGGCTCCGTGCGGCCCGCCACGGGCGTCGCCGTGACCGGCCTCTCCGACCAGCACGCCTGGCTCCGCACCGAGCCCGGCACCGAGCTGGAGGTCGGCGACTGGGTCGGGATGGGCCTGTCCCACCCGTGCACGTCCTTTGACAAGTGGCAGCTCATCCCCCTGGTCGAGGCCGACGGCACGGTCTCGGAGTTCGTCCGCACGTTCTTCTGA
- a CDS encoding sugar kinase: MVTFLPARPGRLADVPSFDRGIGGAESNVACALAAIGHTARWISRVGTDGFGDHLLETIAAHGVDVAHVQRDPRRPTGIYFRTAGERATGAEGEPDGERLAEVVYYRAGSAASALTPDLLDERALWDARVVHVTGITAALSDGCLDVLRTITERRHGRPLVSFDLNYRVGLWQDRADRAPGTLLGLARGCDLVFVGEDEAAAAWDVHGPAAVREALPEPGVLVVKQGSEGATVYERQADGTDTVTFAPALKVDVTAPVGAGDAFAAGFLSATLRGLPVFDRIRHGHLMAAASLTVPGDLGTPPARELADHLVALTPEDWGTLRLGPGWTESGAEEVRVEVPTS, from the coding sequence ATGGTCACCTTCCTGCCCGCACGCCCCGGCAGACTCGCCGACGTGCCCTCCTTCGACCGTGGCATCGGCGGCGCCGAGTCCAACGTGGCCTGCGCCCTGGCCGCCATCGGGCACACCGCGCGGTGGATCTCCCGGGTCGGCACGGACGGCTTCGGCGACCACCTCCTGGAGACCATCGCCGCGCACGGGGTCGACGTCGCGCACGTCCAGCGCGACCCGCGGCGCCCCACCGGCATCTACTTCCGTACCGCGGGCGAGCGCGCCACCGGCGCGGAGGGGGAGCCGGACGGGGAGCGGCTCGCCGAGGTCGTCTACTACCGCGCCGGCTCCGCCGCCTCGGCGCTCACCCCGGACCTGCTCGACGAACGGGCCCTGTGGGACGCCCGCGTCGTCCACGTCACCGGCATCACCGCGGCCCTCTCCGACGGCTGCCTCGACGTCCTGAGGACGATCACCGAACGCCGGCACGGGCGCCCCCTGGTCTCCTTCGACCTCAACTACCGCGTCGGCCTCTGGCAGGACCGCGCCGACCGGGCGCCCGGCACCCTCCTCGGCCTCGCCCGCGGCTGCGACCTGGTCTTCGTCGGCGAGGACGAGGCCGCGGCCGCCTGGGACGTGCACGGCCCCGCCGCCGTGCGCGAAGCCCTGCCCGAGCCCGGCGTCCTCGTCGTCAAGCAGGGCAGCGAGGGCGCCACGGTGTACGAGCGGCAGGCGGACGGCACCGACACCGTGACCTTCGCGCCCGCGCTCAAGGTCGACGTGACCGCGCCGGTCGGCGCCGGTGACGCCTTCGCCGCCGGGTTCCTCTCCGCTACCCTGCGCGGCCTGCCCGTCTTCGACCGGATACGGCACGGCCACCTCATGGCCGCCGCCTCCCTCACCGTCCCCGGCGACCTGGGCACCCCGCCCGCCCGGGAGCTCGCCGACCACCTCGTCGCGCTCACCCCCGAAGACTGGGGCACACTGCGACTCGGCCCCGGCTGGACGGAGAGCGGGGCCGAGGAAGTACGGGTGGAGGTCCCTACGTCATGA
- a CDS encoding N-acyl-D-amino-acid deacylase family protein, with translation MDTVLRDVRVIDGSGGPSYRADVALAEGRIAAIHREPDGGDRPSARRTVDATGLALAPGFIDMHAHSDLALLRDPAHEAKAAQGVTLEVIGQDGLSYAPVDDRTLAEVRAQIAGWNGDGADIDFSWRSVGEYLDRLDHGFDGQGIAVNAAYLIPQGTVRMLALGWDDRAATDAELAHMKQLVAEGLEQGAVGLSSGLTYTPGMYASDAELTELCRVVARYEGYYCPHHRSYGAGALQAYEEMVGLTREAGCALHLAHATMNFGVNKGRAPELLTLLDKALDSGADISLDTYPYTPGCTTLVAMLPSWASEGGPEAILARLHDDAEAARIRHVMEVEGADGCHGVPMEWDTIEISGVSNPALTEYVGKTVAASAAERGEEPWVTARRLLVEDRLGSTILQHVGHEENVRQIMRHRVHTGGSDGILQGAKPHPRAYGTFPQYLGRYVRELGILSLEECVAHLTGRAAARLRLPDRGLVRAGYRADLVLFDPETVAAGSTFEEPRTLPAGIPHVLIDGRFVIEDGTRTDVLAGRSVRRTPGARG, from the coding sequence ATGGACACCGTTCTGCGCGACGTACGCGTCATCGACGGTTCCGGCGGCCCCTCGTACCGCGCAGACGTGGCCCTGGCCGAGGGCCGGATCGCCGCGATCCACCGCGAGCCGGACGGCGGCGACCGCCCGTCGGCCCGCCGCACCGTCGACGCGACCGGCCTGGCGCTGGCCCCCGGTTTCATCGACATGCACGCCCACAGCGACCTCGCCCTGCTGCGTGACCCGGCCCACGAGGCGAAAGCCGCACAAGGCGTCACCCTGGAGGTCATCGGCCAGGACGGCCTGTCGTACGCACCCGTCGACGACCGGACCCTCGCCGAGGTCCGCGCCCAGATCGCGGGGTGGAACGGCGACGGAGCGGACATCGACTTCAGCTGGCGCTCGGTCGGCGAGTACCTGGACCGGCTGGACCACGGGTTCGACGGCCAGGGCATAGCGGTCAACGCCGCGTACCTGATCCCGCAGGGCACGGTCCGGATGCTGGCGCTGGGCTGGGACGACAGGGCCGCCACCGACGCCGAGCTGGCCCACATGAAGCAGCTGGTGGCCGAGGGTCTGGAGCAGGGCGCCGTGGGCCTGTCCTCCGGCCTCACCTACACCCCGGGCATGTACGCCTCGGACGCCGAGCTGACCGAGCTGTGCCGGGTGGTGGCCCGCTACGAGGGTTACTACTGCCCGCACCACCGCTCGTACGGCGCGGGCGCGCTCCAGGCGTACGAGGAGATGGTCGGTCTCACGCGGGAGGCGGGCTGTGCGCTGCACCTCGCGCACGCCACCATGAACTTCGGCGTGAACAAGGGCCGGGCGCCCGAGCTGCTGACGCTGCTGGACAAGGCCCTGGACTCCGGCGCGGACATCAGCCTCGACACCTACCCCTACACCCCCGGCTGCACGACGCTGGTCGCGATGCTGCCGAGCTGGGCGAGCGAGGGCGGGCCCGAGGCCATCCTGGCCCGGCTGCACGACGACGCCGAGGCGGCCCGCATCCGGCACGTGATGGAGGTCGAGGGCGCGGACGGCTGCCACGGCGTCCCGATGGAGTGGGACACGATCGAGATCTCCGGCGTCTCGAACCCCGCGCTCACGGAGTACGTCGGGAAGACGGTGGCCGCGAGCGCGGCCGAGCGCGGCGAGGAGCCGTGGGTCACGGCCCGCCGGCTGCTCGTCGAGGACCGGCTCGGCTCGACGATCCTGCAGCACGTCGGGCACGAGGAGAACGTCCGGCAGATCATGCGGCACCGCGTGCACACGGGCGGCAGCGACGGCATCCTCCAGGGCGCCAAGCCGCACCCGCGGGCGTACGGGACGTTCCCCCAGTACCTCGGCCGGTACGTCCGTGAGCTGGGCATCCTCTCGCTGGAGGAGTGCGTCGCGCACCTCACGGGGCGCGCCGCGGCCCGGCTGCGGCTGCCGGACCGCGGGCTCGTCCGCGCGGGCTACCGCGCGGACCTGGTGCTGTTCGACCCGGAGACGGTGGCCGCCGGGTCGACCTTCGAGGAGCCGCGCACGCTCCCGGCCGGCATCCCGCACGTACTGATCGACGGCCGCTTCGTGATCGAGGACGGCACGCGTACGGACGTCCTCGCGGGCCGGTCGGTACGGCGGACACCCGGCGCCCGCGGCTGA
- a CDS encoding IclR family transcriptional regulator codes for MSQTVDRALSILPLLAQGPANLEQVADRLGVHKSTALRLLRTLHEHGMVYRQADQRYRLGARLFALAQEAVENLDVRDIAHPHLVELNEKVGHTVHLAVYEENEVLYIDKVESRYPVRMYSRIGKPVAITVAAVAKLLLADLPEAERRAVAERLDYPQYTARSTPDATAFLAELAKVREQGWATDLGGHEESINCIGAPIRGADGRLVAAMSVSAPNVVVSAEELLALLPLVRRTADAISREYSGNGPVRTPQDHKEA; via the coding sequence ATGAGTCAGACAGTCGACCGCGCACTGAGCATCCTGCCGCTGCTCGCGCAGGGGCCGGCCAACCTGGAGCAGGTCGCCGACCGGCTGGGCGTGCACAAGTCCACGGCCCTGCGGCTGCTGCGCACCCTGCACGAGCACGGCATGGTCTACCGCCAGGCCGACCAGCGCTACCGCCTGGGCGCCCGGCTCTTCGCCCTCGCCCAGGAAGCGGTGGAGAACCTCGACGTCCGCGACATCGCCCACCCCCACCTGGTCGAGCTCAACGAGAAGGTCGGCCACACCGTCCACCTCGCGGTGTACGAGGAGAACGAGGTCCTCTACATCGACAAGGTCGAGAGCCGCTACCCGGTACGGATGTACTCGCGCATCGGCAAGCCCGTCGCGATCACCGTCGCCGCGGTCGCCAAGCTGCTGCTCGCCGACCTTCCCGAGGCCGAGCGGCGCGCCGTCGCCGAACGGCTCGACTACCCCCAGTACACGGCCCGTTCGACACCCGACGCCACGGCCTTCCTGGCCGAGCTGGCCAAGGTGCGCGAACAGGGCTGGGCCACCGACCTCGGTGGCCACGAGGAGTCCATCAACTGCATCGGGGCACCCATCCGCGGTGCGGACGGCCGGCTGGTCGCGGCGATGTCGGTCTCCGCGCCGAACGTCGTCGTCTCCGCCGAGGAACTCCTCGCCCTGCTCCCGCTGGTACGCCGTACCGCGGACGCCATCAGCCGGGAGTACTCCGGCAACGGCCCGGTAAGAACCCCACAGGACCACAAGGAAGCCTGA
- a CDS encoding GntP family permease, which translates to MFLAAAPTPAPPPHTGGLLALIPGTPGLLTVAALGIVLLLVLIIKVRLQPFVALLAVSIAVGLAAGLSVTELFGTVQKSDVVSMIESGMGGILGHVAIIIGLGTMLGAILEVSGGAEVLSARLLRLFGERRAPLAMGLTGLIFGIPVFFDVGIFVLAPIVYAAAKRSGKSVVLYAMPLLAGLSMTHAFLPPHPGPVAAAGLFKVDLGWIILMGLVCGIPAVLAAWAYAAWIGKRVLVPVPQDMVEAAEEAKAAVAAEKAAAGVDAEEKPVPLGTVLAIIGTPLILILLATFSSIALEPSSGRSVIEFFGHPFTALTIALILAYYLLGIRRGWSRKSLETVSTASLKPVGNILLVVGAGGIFGAVLKGSGVADALSDTFHDVGLPVIVLAWLLSVVLRVAQGSATVAIVTTAGIVLPLVESQHLSQPHLALVIMAISAGSIFASHVNDGGFWMVSKYFGISERDTLKTWTVLESVLSVAGFVVAALVSLVI; encoded by the coding sequence ATGTTCCTCGCCGCGGCCCCCACCCCAGCGCCACCACCGCACACCGGCGGACTGCTCGCGCTCATACCCGGTACGCCCGGACTGCTCACCGTCGCAGCCCTCGGCATCGTCCTGCTGCTCGTCCTCATCATCAAGGTCCGGCTGCAGCCCTTCGTCGCGCTGCTGGCCGTCTCCATCGCGGTCGGCCTGGCCGCCGGCCTCTCCGTCACCGAACTCTTCGGCACCGTCCAGAAGTCCGACGTCGTCTCGATGATCGAGAGCGGCATGGGCGGCATCCTCGGACACGTCGCGATCATCATCGGCCTGGGCACGATGCTCGGCGCGATCCTGGAGGTCTCCGGCGGCGCCGAGGTGCTCAGCGCCCGCCTGCTGCGTCTCTTCGGTGAGCGGCGCGCGCCCCTCGCGATGGGTCTCACCGGCCTGATCTTCGGTATCCCGGTCTTCTTCGACGTCGGCATCTTCGTGCTCGCGCCGATCGTCTACGCGGCCGCCAAACGGTCCGGCAAGTCGGTCGTCCTCTACGCCATGCCGCTGCTGGCCGGCCTGTCCATGACCCACGCCTTCCTGCCGCCGCACCCGGGTCCGGTCGCCGCGGCCGGTCTCTTCAAGGTCGACCTGGGCTGGATCATCCTGATGGGCCTGGTCTGCGGCATCCCGGCCGTACTCGCCGCCTGGGCGTACGCCGCGTGGATCGGCAAGCGGGTCCTCGTGCCCGTACCGCAGGACATGGTCGAGGCCGCCGAGGAGGCCAAGGCCGCGGTCGCCGCGGAGAAGGCGGCGGCGGGCGTCGACGCCGAGGAGAAGCCGGTACCGCTGGGCACCGTCCTCGCCATCATCGGCACCCCGTTGATCCTCATCCTGCTCGCGACCTTCTCCTCCATCGCGCTGGAGCCGTCCTCGGGCCGCTCGGTCATCGAGTTCTTCGGCCACCCCTTCACCGCGCTGACCATCGCGCTGATCCTGGCGTACTACCTCCTGGGCATCCGCCGCGGCTGGTCCCGCAAGTCCCTGGAGACGGTCTCCACCGCGTCCCTGAAGCCGGTCGGCAACATCCTGCTGGTCGTCGGCGCGGGCGGGATCTTCGGCGCGGTCCTCAAGGGCAGCGGCGTCGCGGATGCCCTCTCCGACACCTTCCACGATGTCGGCCTGCCGGTCATCGTGCTGGCCTGGCTGCTCTCGGTCGTCCTCCGCGTCGCGCAGGGCTCCGCGACGGTCGCCATCGTCACGACCGCCGGCATCGTCCTCCCCCTGGTCGAGTCCCAGCACCTCTCGCAGCCGCACCTGGCCCTGGTCATCATGGCCATCTCGGCGGGCTCGATCTTCGCCTCGCACGTGAACGACGGCGGTTTCTGGATGGTGTCGAAGTACTTCGGGATCTCCGAACGCGACACCCTCAAGACCTGGACGGTCCTGGAGTCGGTGCTCTCCGTCGCCGGCTTCGTGGTCGCCGCACTCGTCAGTCTGGTGATCTGA
- a CDS encoding RidA family protein translates to MTEKTALTPATHTTPPAKFSHGVKKGNILQVAGQVGFLPAEEGKAPTPAGPTLREQTLQTFANVKAILEEGGATWDDVMMMRVYLTDVDHFAEMNEIYNAYFEEQGLKEAPAARTTVYVGLPKGLLIEIDALAVLS, encoded by the coding sequence ATGACCGAGAAGACCGCCCTCACCCCGGCCACCCACACCACCCCGCCCGCCAAGTTCTCCCACGGTGTCAAGAAGGGCAACATCCTTCAGGTCGCCGGCCAGGTCGGCTTCCTCCCCGCCGAGGAGGGCAAGGCCCCCACCCCCGCGGGCCCGACCCTGCGCGAGCAGACCCTCCAGACCTTCGCCAACGTCAAGGCGATCCTCGAAGAGGGCGGCGCCACCTGGGACGACGTCATGATGATGCGCGTCTACCTCACCGACGTCGACCACTTCGCCGAGATGAACGAGATCTACAACGCCTACTTCGAGGAGCAGGGCCTGAAGGAGGCACCGGCCGCCCGTACGACGGTGTACGTCGGCCTGCCCAAGGGCCTGCTCATCGAGATCGACGCGCTCGCCGTCCTGAGCTGA